From one Rosa rugosa chromosome 4, drRosRugo1.1, whole genome shotgun sequence genomic stretch:
- the LOC133741925 gene encoding transcription factor MYB106-like has product MGKSITLTNSTATTSEIKRGPWTPQEDKKLFAFIQQHGHGSWRSLPKKAGLQRCGKSCRLRWRNYLNPAIKRGNFSFQDDQTIIQLHALLGNRWSAIAANLPRRTDNEIKNYWNTHLKKRLAKTGFDPVTHKPKTAILASANGDPKNLSNLSHIAQWESARLQAEARFVRQSKLLKPAPPAPQCLDFNLRTWETLMMSKSLAAGGGGGDEAGGVGRATKVVQEIGSFGNFDGVLGNNGRQFEVPKLTIPAAPDFNEVSEESGTDEYGDLFEALLLQQSYNNTGFDVVDAWTLEQCNDISADYQNVIMSGGLKNLFMFQ; this is encoded by the exons ATGGGGAAGTCCATAACGTTAACTAACAGCACTGCTACGACTTCGGAGATAAAAAGAGGGCCATGGACTCCTCAAGAGGACAAGAAGCTCTTTGCTTTCATTCAACAACATGGCCATGGAAGCTGGCGGTCCTTGCCCAAGAAAGctg GTTTGCAAAGATGTGGGAAGAGCTGCAGGCTAAGATGGAGAAACTACCTAAACCCTGCTATTAAGAGAGGAAATTTCAGTTTTCAGGATGACCAGACCATCATTCAGCTTCATGCACTTCTCGGCAACAG GTGGTCAGCCATAGCTGCGAACTTACCAAGGAGAACAGACAATGAGATAAAGAACTACTGGAACACACATCTAAAGAAGAGGTTAGCCAAGACAGGGTTTGATCCTGTAACCCACAAACCCAAAACCGCCATCCTTGCCTCTGCTAATGGCGACCCAAAGAACCTGTCAAACCTCAGCCACATAGCTCAGTGGGAAAGTGCTAGGCTTCAAGCAGAAGCTAGATTTGTGAGACAGTCAAAACTACTCAAACCAGCACCACCAGCACCACAGTGCCTTGACTTCAATTTAAGAACATGGGAAACCCTAATGATGTCAAAGTCATTAGCTGCAGGCGGTGGTGGTGGCGACGAAGCCGGTGGTGTTGGTCGTGCCACTAAGGTTGTTCAAGAGATTGGTTCATTCGGTAATTTTGACGGTGTACTTGGTAATAATGGGAGACAGTTTGAAGTTCCAAAATTAACCATACCAGCAGCTCCGGATTTCAATGAAGTTTCAGAGGAGAGTGGTACTGATGAATACGGTGACCTATTTGAGGCACTACTACTCCAGCAGAGCTACAATAATACTGGGTTTGATGTCGTGGATGCTTGGACTTTGGAACAATGTAATGATATCAGTGCTGACTATCAAAATGTGATCATGAGCGGGGGGTTGAAAAACCTATTTATGTTCCAGTAA